One Desulfovibrio fairfieldensis genomic window carries:
- a CDS encoding lytic murein transglycosylase yields the protein MSPRQLRRQRARFRRAAGPRCFLLILCFLLAACGGIHTASTPPAAGATSDTLTERDLPSPTADNPATLSSSPSQPSAGSAPVAPEPVPPVAPAVAAPAGQAGNLAGNVAGNGAVAPAWRPLAERLAADGLAGPRVDALLSTLAATPSQSPMGRKMRELYMRRFFPKPPSGKPAPLYYKGVVTEKNARLCREFIAANPQAFALAEARYGVPPAIAVSLLFVETRLGKVLADVPENAFYTLASMAVSRQPQDISDWLPRLPGYERHLDWFAETMPKRADWAYKEVRALVAHLLHDNADPRALPSSIYGAVGLCQFMPSNIAVYGADGDGDGKVDLFSVPDAVASLSNYLAKHGWKPGISRARQHTLLMAYNHSRTYANTILALSDLVAQPPASQGAAAKR from the coding sequence ATGTCTCCACGGCAGCTGCGGCGTCAGCGCGCGCGTTTTCGCCGGGCGGCTGGCCCGCGCTGTTTTCTGCTGATCCTTTGCTTTCTGCTCGCCGCCTGCGGCGGCATACACACGGCTTCCACGCCGCCCGCCGCAGGCGCGACGAGCGACACTCTGACGGAACGGGATCTGCCGTCCCCGACGGCGGACAATCCCGCCACTCTTTCTTCCTCACCCTCTCAACCTTCCGCGGGCTCCGCGCCCGTTGCTCCGGAACCGGTTCCGCCGGTGGCCCCTGCGGTCGCCGCGCCCGCCGGCCAGGCCGGAAATTTGGCCGGGAATGTCGCCGGAAACGGGGCCGTGGCCCCGGCATGGCGGCCCTTGGCCGAACGTCTGGCCGCTGACGGCCTGGCCGGGCCCAGGGTGGACGCGTTGCTGTCCACCCTGGCGGCCACGCCCAGCCAGTCGCCCATGGGCCGGAAAATGCGCGAGCTGTATATGCGGCGCTTTTTCCCCAAACCGCCCTCGGGCAAACCCGCGCCGCTCTATTACAAGGGCGTGGTCACGGAGAAAAACGCCCGGCTCTGCCGCGAGTTCATCGCAGCCAACCCCCAGGCCTTCGCCCTGGCGGAAGCCCGCTACGGCGTGCCGCCCGCCATTGCCGTGTCCCTGCTGTTTGTGGAGACGCGCCTGGGCAAAGTGCTGGCCGACGTGCCGGAAAACGCCTTCTATACCTTGGCCAGCATGGCCGTGAGCCGCCAGCCGCAGGATATCAGCGACTGGTTGCCGCGCCTGCCCGGCTATGAGCGGCATCTGGACTGGTTCGCCGAAACCATGCCCAAGCGCGCGGACTGGGCCTACAAGGAAGTACGCGCGCTGGTGGCCCATCTGCTGCACGACAATGCCGACCCGCGCGCCCTGCCCAGCTCCATTTACGGGGCCGTGGGGCTCTGCCAATTCATGCCGTCCAATATCGCGGTCTACGGCGCGGACGGCGACGGCGACGGCAAGGTGGATCTGTTCAGCGTGCCGGACGCGGTGGCCAGCCTGTCCAATTATCTGGCCAAGCATGGTTGGAAGCCGGGGATCTCACGCGCCCGTCAGCATACATTGCTGATGGCCTACAATCACTCGCGGACCTATGCCAATACTATCCTGGCCTTGAGCGATCTGGTGGCGCAACCTCCGGCATCCCAGGGCGCGGCGGCCAAAAGGTAG
- a CDS encoding beta-ketoacyl-[acyl-carrier-protein] synthase family protein, with protein MKDTALVITGMGAVTPIGIGVPAYWKNLVNGACGVGPITRFDASDMAVRIAAEVRDFDPAAMLPHAVARTTSAFMQYAFAAAEEALRDSGLDMAAVAAEPERVGVVMGTAMDGVTTVARTQDAFQASRTGKVSPHFVPMVIGNVAAAQVAIAHGLRGPSLTLNTACSAGGDALMTAAMLLLSGEADAVLAMGGESILCPIVVSSLTQAKALSRRNDEPRTACRPFDLSRDGFVIGEGGGALLLETEAHALARGAEVKAVLAGWGNTIDGHHITAPEPRGTGAAACMRAALRRAGLRPADIGYINAHGTSTLLGDRAETLAIKNVFGGAAVAPPASSTKGATGHLMGAGGLTEVIACIQVIREGVLPPTLNYSTPDPLCDLDYVPNTARPAVVRAAMSNSLGFGGQNSSIIVSRYPS; from the coding sequence ATGAAAGACACGGCGCTGGTGATCACCGGCATGGGCGCGGTCACTCCCATCGGCATCGGCGTACCCGCCTACTGGAAAAATCTTGTCAACGGCGCGTGCGGCGTCGGCCCCATTACGCGCTTCGACGCCTCGGACATGGCCGTGCGCATTGCCGCCGAAGTCCGGGATTTCGACCCGGCGGCAATGCTGCCCCATGCTGTGGCCCGGACCACTTCGGCCTTCATGCAGTACGCTTTTGCGGCCGCGGAAGAGGCCCTGCGCGACAGCGGCCTGGATATGGCGGCTGTGGCCGCCGAGCCGGAACGCGTGGGCGTGGTCATGGGCACGGCCATGGACGGCGTCACCACGGTGGCGCGCACCCAGGACGCTTTTCAGGCCAGCCGCACGGGCAAGGTCAGCCCCCATTTCGTGCCCATGGTCATCGGCAACGTGGCCGCGGCCCAGGTTGCCATTGCCCACGGTCTGCGCGGGCCCAGCCTGACCCTGAACACCGCCTGCTCAGCCGGAGGCGACGCCCTGATGACCGCGGCCATGCTGCTGCTCTCCGGCGAGGCCGACGCTGTTCTCGCCATGGGCGGCGAAAGTATTTTATGCCCCATCGTGGTTTCCAGCCTGACGCAGGCCAAGGCCCTTTCGCGCCGCAACGACGAGCCGCGCACGGCCTGCCGCCCTTTTGATCTGAGCCGGGACGGCTTTGTCATCGGCGAAGGCGGCGGCGCTCTGCTGCTCGAAACCGAAGCCCATGCCCTGGCGCGCGGGGCGGAGGTCAAAGCCGTGCTGGCGGGTTGGGGCAATACCATCGACGGCCATCACATCACCGCGCCGGAACCACGGGGAACGGGCGCGGCTGCCTGTATGCGCGCCGCGTTGCGCCGGGCCGGACTCCGTCCGGCGGACATCGGCTATATCAACGCCCACGGCACGTCCACCCTGCTGGGCGACCGGGCCGAAACCCTAGCCATCAAAAACGTGTTCGGCGGCGCGGCCGTCGCGCCGCCTGCCAGCTCCACCAAAGGGGCCACCGGACATCTGATGGGCGCGGGCGGCCTCACCGAGGTCATTGCCTGCATTCAGGTCATCCGCGAGGGCGTTTTGCCGCCCACGTTGAACTATTCCACTCCGGACCCGCTCTGTGATCTGGACTATGTGCCCAATACGGCGCGTCCCGCTGTGGTGCGCGCGGCCATGTCCAACTCGCTGGGCTTCGGCGGCCAGAATTCCAGCATTATCGTATCCCGCTATCCGTCATAG
- a CDS encoding class I adenylate-forming enzyme family protein, with protein sequence MAFTYDVAMFRDTFEHEFTWLNGFLRNVGRFAERPALHCPASGRRWTYRALNADANRLAHALTADGVGGNSVIMYMLLNSPEFAFCYLAGHKTGAVSCPVNYRLAPGELALIIDDSTPEIFVYDLEFSETARQALDFARHKPRRVVAVGEGAPARPGDTPYGEYVAGRPGSDPVRPDRPHIYDETARLYTSGTTNRAKAVPINNINEVLSAHDVMMHFPLNATDRTMNMTPWFHRGGLHSGGLTPTLYAGGEVVILREFNPRRCLAFAQEHQVTFLIGVPSIIALLARAQERAPADLSALRGIVTMGSPFEKSACEKYRELFTPNIFNGYGTTETFWNTFLRPYNLPEMAGSAGQACTDDDVRVIRLKEDGHAEPTELAAKDNAEVGEIIIKSPAKSACCYVNNPEMSARKFYKGYHYTGDLGTWDENECVTIVSRKDDMIICAGENIYPTQIEAVLNEHPKVAESAVIGVADRLHGQCVAAYVLPADESLSVEELKAHCARHPMLPPYKRPRFYTLVKELPHTATGKLLHYKLREQAARG encoded by the coding sequence GTGGCTTTTACCTACGATGTCGCCATGTTCAGGGACACCTTCGAGCATGAATTCACTTGGCTGAACGGTTTTCTGCGCAATGTGGGCCGCTTTGCGGAGCGTCCGGCCCTGCACTGCCCGGCCAGCGGACGGCGCTGGACCTACCGGGCTCTCAATGCCGACGCCAACCGTCTGGCCCATGCCCTGACGGCCGACGGCGTGGGCGGAAACAGCGTGATCATGTATATGCTGCTGAACAGCCCGGAATTCGCCTTCTGCTATCTGGCCGGGCACAAGACCGGGGCCGTCAGCTGCCCGGTCAACTACCGCCTGGCGCCGGGCGAACTGGCCCTGATCATCGACGACAGCACGCCCGAAATTTTTGTTTATGACCTGGAATTCTCGGAAACGGCGCGCCAAGCCCTGGACTTTGCCCGTCACAAGCCGCGCCGCGTGGTGGCGGTAGGGGAGGGGGCTCCCGCCCGGCCCGGCGATACGCCGTACGGGGAATACGTGGCGGGCAGGCCGGGGAGCGACCCTGTCCGCCCTGATAGGCCGCACATCTACGACGAAACGGCGCGCCTCTATACTTCCGGCACCACCAACCGGGCCAAGGCCGTGCCCATCAACAACATCAATGAAGTGCTTTCCGCCCACGACGTGATGATGCACTTTCCGCTCAACGCCACGGACCGGACCATGAACATGACGCCCTGGTTCCACCGCGGCGGCCTGCATTCCGGCGGCCTCACGCCCACGCTTTACGCCGGGGGCGAAGTCGTCATCCTGCGTGAATTCAATCCCCGTCGCTGCCTGGCCTTTGCCCAGGAACATCAGGTCACCTTCCTGATCGGCGTGCCCTCCATTATCGCCCTGCTGGCGCGGGCCCAGGAGCGCGCCCCGGCGGACCTCAGTGCCCTGCGCGGCATCGTGACCATGGGCAGTCCCTTTGAGAAAAGCGCCTGCGAAAAATACCGGGAGCTGTTCACGCCCAATATCTTTAACGGCTACGGCACCACGGAAACCTTCTGGAATACTTTTCTGCGCCCCTACAATCTGCCGGAAATGGCGGGTAGTGCCGGGCAGGCCTGCACGGACGACGATGTGCGCGTGATCCGGCTCAAGGAGGACGGCCACGCCGAGCCCACGGAACTGGCGGCCAAGGACAATGCCGAGGTGGGCGAAATCATCATCAAATCCCCGGCCAAGTCCGCCTGCTGCTATGTGAACAATCCGGAAATGAGCGCGCGGAAGTTTTACAAGGGCTACCATTACACCGGCGATCTGGGCACCTGGGATGAAAATGAATGCGTCACCATAGTGAGCCGCAAGGACGACATGATCATCTGCGCCGGTGAAAACATCTATCCCACCCAGATCGAGGCCGTGCTCAACGAGCATCCGAAGGTGGCGGAAAGCGCGGTCATCGGCGTGGCGGACCGTCTGCACGGCCAGTGCGTGGCCGCCTATGTGCTCCCGGCGGATGAAAGCCTGAGCGTGGAGGAGCTGAAAGCCCACTGCGCGCGCCATCCCATGCTGCCTCCGTACAAACGGCCCAGGTTCTATACCCTGGTGAAGGAGCTGCCGCATACCGCCACCGGCAAGCTGCTGCACTACAAGCTGCGGGAGCAGGCCGCACGCGGCTGA
- a CDS encoding D-alanine--D-alanine ligase family protein yields MKILLIAGGWSSEREVSLNGARGMAEALRALGHSVTFFDLLTEFDQLLPQAREHDFALINLHGAPGEDGLVQAMLDRVGCPYQGAGPAGSFLALNKAAAKQLFRHAGLPTADWEFLPCPPPADWQPRLPYPLFVKSNTGGSSLRLGRARDRAELDKVLAEIFAAGDEALIEPELKGREVTCGILGEEALPPILIEPVAGDFFDYESKYATGGAREICPAPIAPELTDRVRELALAAHRALGLRGYSRADFILDADQNLTLLEVNTLPGMTSTSLVPQEAKVIGLDFGQLLERLMELGMARRKS; encoded by the coding sequence ATGAAGATTCTTTTGATTGCGGGCGGCTGGTCCAGTGAACGCGAAGTCTCGCTGAACGGCGCGCGCGGCATGGCGGAAGCCCTGCGGGCGCTGGGTCACAGCGTGACCTTTTTCGATCTGCTGACGGAGTTCGACCAGCTTCTGCCCCAGGCCAGGGAGCATGACTTCGCCCTTATCAACCTGCACGGCGCGCCGGGCGAGGACGGCTTGGTGCAGGCCATGCTGGACCGGGTGGGCTGTCCTTACCAGGGCGCGGGCCCGGCGGGGTCTTTTCTGGCCCTGAACAAGGCCGCGGCCAAACAGCTTTTCCGGCATGCGGGCCTGCCCACGGCGGACTGGGAATTTTTGCCCTGTCCTCCGCCCGCGGACTGGCAGCCGCGTCTGCCCTATCCGCTTTTCGTCAAAAGCAATACCGGCGGGTCCTCTCTGCGCCTGGGCCGGGCGCGTGACCGCGCGGAATTGGACAAGGTGCTGGCCGAAATCTTCGCCGCCGGGGACGAGGCTCTCATCGAGCCGGAACTCAAGGGCCGCGAGGTGACCTGCGGCATCCTGGGCGAGGAGGCCCTGCCGCCCATTCTCATTGAGCCCGTAGCCGGGGATTTTTTCGATTACGAAAGCAAGTACGCCACGGGCGGCGCGCGCGAGATCTGCCCCGCGCCCATCGCGCCGGAGCTGACCGACCGGGTACGGGAACTGGCTCTGGCCGCCCACAGGGCCCTGGGACTCCGGGGCTACAGCCGGGCCGACTTCATTCTGGATGCGGACCAGAACCTGACCCTGCTGGAAGTCAATACCCTGCCGGGCATGACCTCCACCAGCCTTGTGCCCCAGGAGGCCAAGGTCATCGGCCTTGATTTCGGCCAGTTGCTGGAACGGCTCATGGAACTGGGCATGGCGCGGCGCAAGAGCTGA
- a CDS encoding CatA-like O-acetyltransferase: MAASGAHGVEEAGGTGRDIAPAVFTPVDLENWPRREYFAYYFDRLKCRYSITATLDITRLMRRRRQLQRRFFPILLYVIMRAVNRQGDEENAGNSAFRMAFDVQGRLGRWSYCNPVYTVFHEDDATFSDLWSQWSPDFSVFYETVLADMARYGNVRGIKGRHHTPENFCSVSSLPWLSFTSFAQDTYAESRLLFPLIRVGKHFVQGRNRLIPVAVSVHHAVADGFHTAGLFHDMQAVADTAERWLC, encoded by the coding sequence ATGGCGGCTTCGGGCGCGCACGGAGTGGAGGAAGCGGGCGGCACGGGCAGGGACATTGCGCCTGCCGTCTTCACGCCCGTGGACCTGGAGAACTGGCCGCGCCGGGAATACTTCGCCTATTATTTCGACAGGCTCAAGTGCCGCTATTCCATCACCGCAACGCTGGACATCACCCGCCTGATGCGTCGGCGTCGGCAATTGCAGCGCCGTTTTTTTCCCATCCTGCTCTATGTGATCATGCGCGCCGTGAACAGGCAGGGCGATGAAGAGAATGCGGGCAACAGCGCTTTCCGCATGGCTTTTGACGTTCAGGGCCGCCTGGGCCGCTGGAGTTACTGCAATCCGGTCTATACCGTCTTTCATGAGGACGACGCGACCTTCTCCGACCTCTGGAGCCAATGGTCGCCGGATTTCAGCGTGTTTTACGAAACCGTGCTGGCGGACATGGCCCGTTACGGCAACGTGCGGGGCATCAAGGGGCGACACCACACGCCGGAAAATTTCTGCTCCGTGTCGTCCCTGCCCTGGCTTTCCTTCACGTCTTTCGCGCAGGACACCTATGCGGAATCACGCCTGCTTTTCCCGCTGATCCGGGTGGGCAAACACTTTGTCCAGGGCCGCAACAGGCTGATTCCCGTGGCTGTCTCCGTACATCACGCCGTGGCCGACGGCTTTCACACCGCCGGGCTCTTCCATGACATGCAGGCCGTGGCCGACACGGCGGAGCGGTGGCTATGCTGA
- a CDS encoding AraC family transcriptional regulator: MPGGTRVIRFDADLQIEACLFHGLLQNFPNHFHEHYVIGCIDGGRRRVLCNNREYLAEAGDLILFNPRDNHACSQVGDELLNWRCLHVGEETMRRLIRQITGAEALPVFAPNIVPQSELVPLLRDLHAMVLEESVDFCKEELLFALLEQLLEEFAAPFTPPAPQVGDAAARAIRAVCIFLEEHYAERISLDDLGRLAGLDKYYLLRTFTRAKGITPYRYLENVRIARAKALLETGVTPVEAALSAGFADQSHFTKFFKCFIGLTPKQYQRIFIPAKR; the protein is encoded by the coding sequence ATGCCGGGCGGGACGCGCGTGATCCGTTTTGACGCGGATCTGCAGATTGAGGCCTGTTTGTTTCACGGGTTGCTGCAAAACTTTCCCAATCATTTTCATGAGCATTATGTCATCGGCTGCATAGACGGCGGCCGCCGCCGGGTTCTCTGCAACAACAGGGAATATCTGGCCGAGGCCGGGGATCTGATTCTTTTCAACCCACGCGACAACCATGCCTGCAGCCAGGTGGGCGACGAGCTTCTGAACTGGCGTTGTCTGCATGTGGGCGAGGAAACCATGCGCCGCTTGATCCGGCAGATCACCGGCGCGGAGGCCTTGCCCGTGTTCGCGCCCAATATCGTGCCGCAAAGCGAGCTGGTTCCTTTGCTGCGGGATCTGCACGCCATGGTCCTGGAAGAGTCCGTGGACTTTTGCAAGGAAGAGCTGCTCTTCGCCCTGCTGGAACAATTGCTGGAAGAATTTGCCGCGCCCTTTACGCCGCCCGCGCCCCAGGTCGGAGATGCGGCCGCCCGCGCAATCCGTGCGGTCTGCATTTTTCTGGAAGAGCATTATGCGGAGCGGATCAGTCTGGATGATCTGGGCCGCCTGGCCGGGCTGGACAAATATTATCTGTTGCGGACCTTTACCCGCGCCAAAGGCATCACGCCCTACCGCTATCTGGAAAATGTGCGCATCGCCCGGGCCAAGGCCCTGCTGGAAACAGGCGTGACGCCGGTGGAGGCTGCCTTGAGCGCGGGCTTTGCGGACCAGAGCCACTTCACGAAATTTTTCAAATGTTTTATCGGCTTGACGCCCAAACAGTACCAGCGCATCTTCATCCCGGCCAAACGGTGA
- a CDS encoding DMT family transporter, producing MTDRKQLIGHLAALMTIIVWGVTFISTKVLLRDFTPLEILFIRFTLGWLALWLVCPRRLKLTDRRQEWLFAMAGLTGVTLYFLLENIALTYSFASNVGVIVAVAPFFTALLAFRFLDGERPRANFFLGFAVAITGIGLISFNGSTVLQLNPLGDLLAVLAALVWAVYSILTRKIGAHGYGSLQATRRIFFYGLLFMLPCLPVFGFSWDAARLLKPVNFLNLLFLGLWASALCFVTWTFSLKRLGAIKTVVYIYLVPVVTVLTSVLVLHERITWMSATGTALTLLGLGISEVRRLRLWKTHGRIAKN from the coding sequence ATGACGGACCGGAAACAGCTGATCGGACACCTCGCTGCCCTGATGACCATTATCGTCTGGGGCGTTACCTTTATTTCCACCAAGGTGCTGCTGCGCGATTTCACGCCCCTGGAAATTTTATTTATCCGCTTCACGCTGGGCTGGTTGGCCCTCTGGCTGGTCTGCCCGCGCCGCCTCAAGCTGACGGACAGGCGGCAGGAATGGCTTTTCGCCATGGCCGGGCTGACCGGCGTGACCCTGTACTTCCTGCTGGAAAATATCGCCCTGACCTATTCCTTTGCCTCCAATGTAGGGGTGATCGTGGCCGTGGCGCCTTTTTTCACGGCCTTGCTGGCCTTCCGTTTTCTGGACGGCGAGCGGCCCAGGGCCAACTTTTTTCTGGGTTTCGCCGTGGCCATTACGGGCATCGGCCTGATCAGCTTCAACGGCAGCACGGTGCTCCAGCTCAATCCTTTGGGCGACCTGCTGGCCGTGCTGGCGGCCCTGGTCTGGGCCGTCTACTCCATCCTGACCCGCAAGATAGGGGCCCACGGCTACGGCAGCTTGCAGGCCACCCGCAGGATTTTTTTCTACGGCCTGCTGTTCATGCTGCCCTGCCTGCCTGTTTTCGGCTTTTCCTGGGACGCCGCGCGCCTGCTCAAGCCGGTGAATTTTCTGAACCTCCTTTTTCTGGGCCTCTGGGCCTCGGCCCTCTGTTTCGTGACCTGGACATTCTCGCTCAAGCGCTTGGGCGCCATTAAAACCGTGGTCTACATTTATCTGGTGCCGGTGGTCACGGTGCTCACCTCAGTGCTGGTGCTGCATGAGCGCATCACCTGGATGTCCGCCACGGGCACGGCCCTGACCCTGCTGGGCCTGGGTATTTCGGAAGTGCGGCGGTTGCGGCTGTGGAAGACGCACGGGCGGATTGCGAAGAATTAG
- a CDS encoding DNA-3-methyladenine glycosylase 2 family protein has protein sequence MHGNYPGLYSAFCAKDPRFDGRFFVGVSSTRIYCRPVCRARTPKEENCAFFSSAAEAEQAGYRPCLLCRPELAPGMSIADASASLAKRAARMIEENCGSGERLEQFAHRLHCTGRHLRRVFEEEFHVSPVQYLQTCRLLLAKNLLTDTKLRVVDIAMAAGFGSLRRFNDAFKEKYHLTPGDIRKRMSTTKREDAELKVSLGYRPPYRWKEMLRFLKGRAIAGIDLVRGDAYYRTVCLANTRRMPVTGWIAVSNNEAEHILEVSLSESLLSVLPQLLGKVRNMFDLYCDPEAVFESLSSMNAIRENLCMKGARLPGCFDSFEVSVRAILGQQVTVKAAGTLAERLVSRFGIPVATVVEGLSRIFPPPEYFAGLDGPLEQRLGPLGITASRAGAIEALAKALARREICLDGCSDPEQETRKLMGIRGIGTWTANYIAMRAMAWPDAFLETDAGIRHALPRYSPRELRIMAEQWRPWRSYAAVNLWNSLHATDDNG, from the coding sequence ATGCACGGCAACTATCCAGGACTCTATTCCGCCTTTTGCGCGAAAGATCCCCGTTTTGACGGCAGATTTTTTGTTGGCGTGTCTTCCACCAGGATATATTGCCGTCCCGTGTGCCGGGCCAGGACGCCCAAAGAGGAGAACTGCGCTTTTTTTTCCTCAGCGGCGGAGGCTGAACAGGCGGGCTACAGGCCATGCCTGCTTTGCCGGCCGGAACTTGCTCCGGGGATGTCGATTGCCGACGCTTCCGCATCCTTGGCGAAACGCGCTGCAAGAATGATAGAGGAAAACTGCGGAAGCGGTGAAAGACTGGAGCAATTTGCGCACCGCTTACATTGCACGGGCCGTCATCTTCGTCGGGTATTTGAAGAAGAATTTCATGTTTCACCAGTACAATATTTGCAGACCTGTCGTCTGCTTCTGGCAAAAAATCTTTTGACGGACACAAAATTGCGGGTCGTGGATATCGCCATGGCTGCCGGTTTCGGCAGCTTGCGCCGATTTAACGATGCCTTCAAAGAAAAATACCACCTGACGCCTGGCGACATCCGCAAAAGGATGTCCACCACGAAACGAGAAGACGCGGAGCTGAAAGTCTCCCTTGGTTACCGGCCGCCGTACCGCTGGAAAGAGATGCTGCGATTTTTGAAAGGGCGCGCAATAGCTGGAATTGATCTGGTCAGGGGAGATGCTTATTACCGGACGGTTTGCCTCGCAAACACAAGGCGAATGCCGGTGACGGGATGGATTGCCGTTTCAAATAACGAAGCTGAGCATATTCTGGAGGTGTCTCTAAGCGAGTCGCTTTTATCCGTTCTTCCACAGCTGCTTGGGAAAGTCCGGAATATGTTTGATCTATATTGTGACCCGGAGGCGGTGTTTGAATCGCTATCCTCCATGAATGCCATCCGGGAAAACCTTTGCATGAAAGGCGCAAGGCTCCCCGGCTGCTTTGATTCCTTCGAGGTATCCGTCAGGGCAATCTTGGGGCAGCAGGTCACGGTAAAGGCGGCGGGCACTCTTGCGGAACGGCTTGTCAGCCGGTTCGGGATTCCGGTGGCGACAGTTGTTGAAGGTCTGTCGCGTATATTTCCGCCCCCGGAATATTTTGCCGGTCTTGATGGGCCACTGGAACAGCGCCTGGGGCCGCTCGGCATCACCGCTTCCAGAGCAGGAGCCATAGAGGCGCTCGCCAAGGCTCTTGCAAGGCGGGAGATCTGTTTGGACGGGTGCAGCGACCCGGAACAGGAAACGCGGAAACTTATGGGCATCAGGGGAATCGGCACATGGACGGCAAACTATATCGCTATGCGGGCCATGGCCTGGCCAGACGCGTTTCTGGAAACAGACGCGGGAATACGGCATGCATTGCCCCGATATTCCCCCAGAGAGCTGCGTATCATGGCCGAACAATGGAGACCGTGGAGAAGTTACGCTGCGGTCAATCTCTGGAACAGCCTGCATGCCACTGATGACAACGGATAA
- a CDS encoding MGMT family protein — protein sequence MPREDLIYEILSAVGEIPEGRVATYGQIARLIGRDRNSRLVGKVLGMANLYGEYPCHRVVNHAGRLAPGWPEQRFFLEAEQVVMKDDRHVDLKKYQWDC from the coding sequence ATGCCGCGCGAAGACTTGATATACGAGATACTTTCCGCTGTTGGAGAAATACCGGAAGGGCGCGTCGCCACATATGGCCAGATCGCGCGGCTGATCGGCAGGGACAGGAATTCCAGGCTGGTGGGAAAAGTCCTTGGCATGGCGAATTTGTATGGAGAATATCCGTGTCACAGAGTTGTCAACCACGCGGGGCGGCTTGCGCCCGGATGGCCGGAACAGCGTTTTTTTCTGGAAGCGGAGCAGGTTGTCATGAAGGACGACAGGCATGTGGACTTGAAGAAATACCAATGGGATTGCTGA
- a CDS encoding methylated-DNA--[protein]-cysteine S-methyltransferase has product MLAAEGDALVGLWMEGQKYFAGSLKGEFRERNDFPVLVRGREWLDRYFAGEKPHVSELKLDPAGSEFRKAVWKILCQIPYGEVTTYGEIAKKIAVARDKERMSSQAVGGAVGHNAISIIIPCHRVVGAGGSLTGYAGGIDKKIMLLAHEGAYSKRFFVPKKSTAP; this is encoded by the coding sequence ATGCTTGCGGCGGAAGGCGACGCTCTTGTCGGGCTTTGGATGGAGGGGCAGAAGTATTTCGCGGGCAGCCTGAAAGGGGAGTTCCGGGAACGGAACGATTTTCCGGTGTTGGTTCGGGGCAGGGAATGGCTTGATCGCTATTTCGCCGGCGAAAAACCGCATGTGTCGGAGCTGAAACTTGATCCGGCAGGAAGTGAATTTAGAAAGGCGGTATGGAAAATCCTCTGTCAGATTCCCTATGGGGAGGTAACAACCTATGGAGAAATAGCTAAAAAAATTGCTGTAGCCCGCGACAAGGAACGAATGTCTTCACAAGCAGTCGGCGGGGCAGTGGGGCATAATGCGATTTCTATCATTATTCCTTGTCATCGTGTGGTCGGAGCCGGTGGAAGCCTGACAGGCTATGCCGGCGGCATTGACAAGAAGATTATGCTGTTGGCCCATGAAGGGGCATATTCAAAACGTTTTTTTGTGCCGAAAAAGAGCACCGCGCCGTAA